A stretch of Roseovarius sp. M141 DNA encodes these proteins:
- the rpiA gene encoding ribose-5-phosphate isomerase RpiA codes for MTGELSPIDKAKFVAAKRAVDYVKDGMRVGLGTGSTAAWMVRCLGDRVRNDGLKIRGVPTSTRTAKLAREVGIEVVTLDEAKWLDLTIDGADEFDSELNLIKGGGGALLQEKIVATASDQMIVITDAAKEVGMLGAFPLPVEVVPFGWQITRSLIEEMLNSVDVTRRDITLRMDGDLPYVTDEGNHILDLHLDRIGNARELAVALNQIAGVVESGLFIDICDVVVIGHGDGRIEMRDINEGTVEYDQLNFEDSDNLFRTMLE; via the coding sequence ATGACCGGAGAATTGTCGCCCATCGACAAGGCCAAATTCGTCGCCGCCAAGCGCGCGGTCGACTATGTCAAGGACGGTATGCGCGTCGGGCTTGGCACCGGATCGACCGCCGCGTGGATGGTGCGTTGTCTGGGCGATCGGGTGCGCAATGACGGGCTGAAGATACGCGGCGTGCCGACATCGACCCGCACGGCCAAACTGGCCCGCGAGGTCGGAATCGAGGTGGTCACCCTCGACGAGGCGAAATGGCTGGATCTGACCATCGACGGCGCCGATGAGTTCGATTCCGAACTGAACCTGATCAAGGGTGGCGGCGGCGCGTTGCTACAGGAAAAGATCGTGGCGACCGCCAGTGACCAGATGATCGTGATCACGGACGCGGCCAAGGAGGTCGGCATGCTCGGCGCCTTTCCGTTGCCGGTCGAGGTCGTTCCGTTTGGCTGGCAAATCACCCGGTCGCTGATCGAGGAAATGCTGAACTCGGTCGATGTAACGCGCCGCGACATAACCCTGCGTATGGACGGCGATCTGCCCTATGTGACGGACGAGGGCAATCATATCCTTGATCTGCATCTGGACCGGATCGGCAACGCCCGCGAACTGGCCGTCGCGTTGAATCAGATTGCCGGCGTCGTGGAAAGCGGCCTGTTTATCGATATATGCGATGTGGTGGTGATCGGGCATGGCGACGGGCGCATCGAGATGCGCGACATTAACGAAGGTACGGTCGAATACGACCAACTGAATTTCGAGGACTCCGACAACCTTTTCAGAACGATGCTGGAATGA
- a CDS encoding ABC transporter substrate-binding protein: MTRRPKSDRPLPLWLRMQAARMTQGQPDNAARREFLTQASAFGVSTGAAYALLGLPAPARAQDTDGTTARTEGRNGAARPAHLRIQMLVRDLGDPRSFDWFQAANVTRGWLEYLVSYENDGTFLPRLLEGWQISDDAAHYTLFVRQGVTWNDGTAFTAQDVARNIARWCDRTAPGNSMAARFAVLIDPETGQAIKGAIKVPDSHTVTLTLPRPDISLIAGMGDYPAAIVPPGFDPDTMLENPVGTGPYLPESFVAGQRAVLVRNDAHAWWNAGNGAWMERIEFIDTGTDPAVAYRAALAGEIDMTHTVEGSYIDVFDQLEGWRAHTIRTASTVTIRANQLAEINGRRPYADLRVRRALQLAMSNEILLELGHGNRGEVAQNVHVSSLQPAYAPMPAPEYDPVRARQLMDQAGMLDFEHELISIDDSWRRNTADTAAALMIDAGLRVRRTILPGTRYWARWNKFPFSTTDWGHRPLAVQTYALAYRSGEPWNEFGWSNPEFDALLQEALATLDIEARRSIMARLETLVRDDAVTVQPYWRTLSNHSRDGLRGGGHHIAFEIRPAELRWT, translated from the coding sequence ATGACCCGACGCCCCAAATCCGACAGGCCCCTGCCACTATGGCTGCGCATGCAGGCCGCGCGCATGACACAGGGCCAGCCGGACAATGCGGCGCGGCGCGAATTTCTGACGCAGGCCAGCGCGTTTGGCGTCAGCACGGGCGCGGCCTATGCGCTGCTTGGTCTGCCCGCCCCTGCTCGCGCACAGGACACGGACGGGACAACCGCCCGGACGGAGGGGCGCAACGGCGCCGCCCGTCCGGCGCATCTGCGCATCCAGATGCTGGTGCGCGATCTTGGCGATCCGCGCAGCTTTGACTGGTTTCAGGCCGCGAACGTTACGCGCGGCTGGCTGGAATACCTTGTCAGCTATGAAAATGACGGCACCTTTCTGCCCCGCCTGCTGGAGGGCTGGCAGATCAGCGACGACGCCGCACATTATACCCTTTTCGTCCGGCAGGGCGTGACATGGAATGACGGCACCGCCTTTACCGCCCAAGACGTAGCGCGCAACATTGCGCGCTGGTGCGACCGCACCGCGCCGGGCAATTCCATGGCCGCCCGCTTTGCAGTGTTGATCGATCCGGAAACGGGCCAGGCCATAAAGGGCGCGATCAAAGTGCCCGATTCCCACACCGTCACGCTGACCCTGCCGCGCCCGGATATTTCACTGATTGCGGGCATGGGCGATTATCCGGCGGCCATCGTGCCGCCTGGGTTTGATCCGGACACAATGCTGGAAAACCCCGTCGGAACAGGCCCCTACCTGCCCGAGTCATTCGTGGCGGGCCAGCGCGCGGTGCTGGTGCGTAACGATGCGCATGCGTGGTGGAACGCGGGTAATGGCGCGTGGATGGAGCGGATCGAATTCATCGATACCGGGACAGATCCCGCCGTCGCCTACCGCGCTGCGCTGGCGGGCGAGATCGACATGACCCACACCGTCGAGGGCAGTTACATCGACGTCTTCGACCAGCTTGAGGGTTGGCGCGCGCATACCATCCGCACGGCATCGACCGTCACGATCCGCGCCAACCAGTTGGCAGAAATCAACGGCCGACGCCCCTACGCCGACCTGCGCGTGCGCCGGGCGCTGCAACTGGCGATGAGCAACGAGATCCTGCTGGAACTGGGCCACGGCAATCGTGGCGAGGTGGCGCAAAACGTCCACGTGTCGTCGCTGCAACCGGCCTATGCGCCGATGCCCGCGCCGGAATATGACCCGGTGCGCGCCCGGCAGCTGATGGATCAGGCAGGCATGCTGGATTTCGAGCATGAGCTGATCTCGATCGATGACAGTTGGCGCCGCAACACCGCCGATACCGCCGCGGCCCTGATGATCGACGCGGGTCTGCGGGTGCGCCGCACGATCCTGCCCGGCACGCGCTATTGGGCGCGGTGGAACAAATTCCCCTTCAGCACGACCGACTGGGGGCACCGCCCGCTGGCCGTGCAGACCTATGCGCTGGCCTATCGCAGCGGCGAACCGTGGAACGAATTTGGCTGGTCGAATCCCGAATTCGACGCCCTGCTGCAAGAGGCGCTGGCGACCCTGGATATCGAAGCGCGTCGCAGCATCATGGCCCGGCTGGAGACGCTGGTGCGCGACGATGCTGTGACGGTGCAGCCCTATTGGCGCACGCTGAGCAACCATTCCCGCGACGGGCTGCGCGGAGGCGGCCATCATATCGCGTTTGAGATCCGCCCCGCCGAATTGCGCTGGACCTGA
- a CDS encoding multidrug effflux MFS transporter — translation MRRPIATLPIPEFVILLAIMVSTTALSTDIMLPALDVMGHDLGVDDPNSVQLIVSSLFLGFAVGQALAGPLSDSFGRKPVIYAGYVVFTIGCLMSLFAVSWEVMIAGRVLQGFGAAAPRIVTMALVRDGYEGRAMARIMSIVMAVFILVPTVAPALGQVVIYISGWRATFGVLITLGIGASLWFALRQPETLPPHERRPFSARSIGAGLREIMASRVAVGNTVALGLIFGVFLSYLSTAQQIFQMAYDTGALFALYFGMAALSIGGASVVNSLLVMRMGMRHLTRLALIGLAGLSFLFLIPAFSWGGTPPLALFMAWLMAAFFCVGILFGNLNSIAMEPLGHLAGLGAALIGSLSNFIALPISLYIGHHFNGTVVPLVLGFGIVGILALITVIWAERTRTTPSLRSGA, via the coding sequence ATGCGCAGACCCATCGCCACCCTGCCAATCCCCGAATTCGTTATCCTGCTGGCCATCATGGTGTCCACCACGGCGCTGTCGACCGACATCATGCTGCCCGCGCTGGATGTGATGGGGCATGATTTGGGCGTGGACGACCCCAACAGCGTGCAATTGATCGTGTCGTCGCTGTTTCTGGGCTTTGCCGTGGGTCAGGCGCTGGCGGGGCCGCTATCGGACAGTTTCGGGCGCAAGCCGGTGATCTATGCCGGCTATGTCGTTTTCACCATCGGCTGTCTCATGTCGCTATTCGCGGTCAGCTGGGAAGTCATGATTGCGGGCCGCGTGCTGCAAGGCTTCGGCGCCGCCGCGCCCCGGATCGTGACGATGGCACTGGTGCGCGACGGTTATGAGGGGCGCGCGATGGCGCGGATCATGTCCATCGTCATGGCCGTCTTCATCCTGGTGCCGACCGTCGCGCCCGCGCTGGGACAGGTCGTGATCTATATCAGTGGCTGGCGGGCGACCTTCGGCGTGCTGATCACCCTTGGGATCGGCGCCAGTCTGTGGTTCGCGCTGCGCCAGCCCGAAACACTGCCGCCACACGAGCGACGCCCCTTTTCCGCCCGCAGCATCGGTGCGGGCCTGCGCGAAATCATGGCCAGCCGCGTGGCGGTCGGAAATACCGTCGCGCTTGGGCTGATATTCGGCGTGTTCCTGAGCTATCTCAGCACGGCGCAGCAGATCTTTCAGATGGCCTATGATACCGGCGCGCTGTTCGCGCTCTATTTCGGGATGGCGGCGCTGTCGATCGGCGGCGCATCCGTGGTCAATTCGCTACTTGTCATGCGGATGGGCATGCGGCACCTGACGCGTCTGGCGCTGATCGGGCTGGCGGGGTTGTCGTTCTTGTTCCTGATCCCCGCGTTCAGCTGGGGTGGCACACCGCCGCTGGCGCTGTTCATGGCATGGCTGATGGCGGCGTTTTTCTGTGTCGGCATCCTGTTCGGCAATCTGAACTCGATCGCGATGGAGCCTTTGGGCCACCTCGCCGGGCTGGGCGCCGCGCTGATCGGATCGCTGTCGAACTTTATCGCGCTGCCGATTTCCTTATACATCGGCCATCATTTTAACGGCACCGTCGTGCCGCTGGTGCTGGGCTTTGGCATTGTGGGCATTCTTGCGCTGATCACGGTCATCTGGGCAGAGCGCACCCGCACTACACCCAGCCTGCGATCTGGTGCATAA
- the serS gene encoding serine--tRNA ligase, whose translation MHDIRAIRENPAAFDAALTRRGNDAAADTILALDEARRARISAAEMAQAEQNKASKEVGAAKASGDNAEFQRLRALVGEKKAEIAAMTAEAKALDAELADMLLGLPNLPMDDVPDGADEADNVEIRRWGTPATYDFAPREHYEIAGVLPGMDFEAGAKLSGTRFVVLTGAIARIHRALAQFMLDTHIDENGLLETWTPVLVREEMMIGTGQLPKFGEDSYKTTDGWWLVPTAEVPVTNLVNGEVVEESSLPRRHVAHTQCFRSEAGSAGRDTSGMLRQHQFEKVEMVSITHPDTSRDELDRMTACAEGILEKLGMPYRTIVLCTGDMGFGARRTHDIEVWLPGQDTYREISSVSVCGDFQARRMNARFKPSDGGKPQFVHTLNGSGLAVGRCLIAVLENGQQADGAVRLPEALHPYLGGKSVLSAEGVLV comes from the coding sequence ATGCATGACATCCGTGCGATCCGCGAAAACCCTGCCGCCTTCGACGCCGCCCTGACGCGGCGCGGCAATGATGCCGCCGCAGACACCATTCTGGCGCTGGACGAGGCGCGCCGCGCCCGCATTTCCGCAGCCGAGATGGCCCAGGCCGAACAGAACAAGGCCTCCAAGGAGGTCGGCGCCGCCAAGGCAAGCGGCGATAATGCCGAATTTCAACGCCTGCGCGCGCTGGTTGGCGAAAAGAAGGCCGAGATTGCGGCCATGACAGCCGAAGCCAAGGCGCTGGATGCCGAACTGGCCGATATGCTGCTGGGCCTGCCCAACCTGCCGATGGACGATGTGCCAGACGGCGCGGATGAGGCTGATAACGTCGAAATCCGCCGCTGGGGGACGCCCGCCACCTACGATTTCGCGCCGCGCGAGCATTACGAGATCGCCGGCGTCCTGCCGGGCATGGATTTCGAGGCGGGCGCGAAACTCAGCGGCACGCGCTTTGTCGTACTGACGGGCGCGATCGCACGCATCCACCGCGCGCTGGCGCAATTCATGCTCGACACCCATATCGATGAGAACGGCCTGCTTGAGACGTGGACCCCCGTGCTGGTGCGCGAGGAGATGATGATCGGCACGGGGCAACTGCCCAAGTTCGGCGAAGACAGCTATAAGACCACCGATGGCTGGTGGCTGGTCCCGACCGCCGAGGTGCCGGTAACGAACCTCGTCAACGGCGAGGTGGTGGAGGAATCCAGCCTGCCCCGCCGCCATGTCGCGCACACCCAATGCTTCCGCTCCGAGGCGGGGTCAGCCGGGCGCGACACGTCGGGCATGCTGCGCCAGCACCAGTTCGAAAAGGTCGAGATGGTCAGCATCACCCATCCCGATACCAGCCGGGACGAGCTGGACCGCATGACTGCCTGCGCCGAAGGCATTCTGGAAAAGCTGGGCATGCCCTACCGCACCATCGTTCTGTGCACCGGCGACATGGGCTTTGGCGCGCGGCGCACCCATGACATCGAGGTATGGCTGCCGGGGCAGGATACGTACCGCGAGATATCGTCAGTGTCGGTCTGCGGCGATTTTCAGGCGCGGCGCATGAATGCCCGGTTCAAGCCCTCAGATGGTGGCAAACCGCAATTCGTGCATACGCTGAATGGCTCGGGGCTGGCCGTCGGGCGCTGCCTGATCGCGGTTCTGGAAAACGGCCAGCAGGCCGACGGCGCCGTGCGCCTGCCCGAGGCACTGCACCCGTACTTGGGCGGCAAATCGGTGCTGAGCGCCGAGGGCGTGCTGGTCTGA
- a CDS encoding tryptophan-rich sensory protein, translated as MPVIVMPVLVLLAALAFALSPLLAPGFGGFDANQFPVPQVQPPVQPAGYAFGIWGVIYLWLIIGAAYGVWKKLDDAKWAPMRLPLILSLAVGATWLPIAQTSAVWATILIWVMLGFAALAVLRTPKGRGANAWLGRAPVALYAGWLTAASSVSLGLMAAGYGVMGQIPAAILALLLALVLAVVIARRRPDAFGYLAGVIWALVGVCVQNWQGGPLAVLITAAMGAALLVALAILNIRRT; from the coding sequence ATGCCTGTAATCGTGATGCCTGTTCTGGTGCTGCTTGCCGCCCTCGCCTTTGCCTTGTCGCCGCTTCTGGCGCCGGGCTTTGGCGGGTTTGATGCAAACCAATTCCCCGTCCCGCAGGTCCAGCCGCCGGTACAGCCGGCCGGATACGCCTTCGGCATCTGGGGAGTGATCTATCTGTGGCTGATCATCGGCGCGGCCTACGGTGTCTGGAAAAAGCTCGATGACGCCAAATGGGCGCCGATGCGCCTGCCGCTGATCCTGTCGCTGGCGGTCGGCGCGACATGGCTGCCCATCGCGCAGACCAGCGCGGTCTGGGCAACGATCCTGATCTGGGTGATGTTGGGGTTTGCCGCGCTCGCCGTGCTGCGCACGCCCAAGGGGCGGGGCGCAAATGCGTGGCTGGGCCGCGCGCCTGTTGCCCTCTACGCGGGCTGGCTGACAGCAGCCTCGTCCGTATCTCTGGGCCTGATGGCTGCGGGATACGGCGTGATGGGCCAGATCCCCGCCGCCATTCTGGCGCTGCTGCTGGCGCTGGTTCTGGCAGTGGTGATCGCGCGCAGACGCCCTGACGCCTTTGGCTATCTGGCCGGGGTGATCTGGGCGCTGGTCGGCGTTTGCGTGCAGAACTGGCAGGGCGGGCCGCTGGCGGTGCTGATCACCGCCGCCATGGGCGCCGCGTTGCTGGTCGCGCTGGCCATCCTGAATATCAGGCGCACGTGA
- the der gene encoding ribosome biogenesis GTPase Der: MTFSLAIVGRPNVGKSTLFNRLVGKRIALVDDQPGVTRDLREGAARLGDLRFTVIDTAGLEEATDESLQGRMRKLTERAVDMADICLFMIDARTGVTPTDEVFAEILRKRSKHVILAANKAEGAAADGGVIEAYGLGLGEPIRLSAEHGEGLNDLYSILMPLADGFEKRAAADAPDVDVAVEDGDPDAPRIPTAKKPLQIAVVGRPNAGKSTLINKILGEERLLTGPEAGITRDAISLQIEWDGLHTRIFDTAGMRKKARVQEKLEKLSVGDGLRAVKFAEVVIVLLDAAIPFEQQDLRIADLAEREGRAVVVAVNKWDLEPEKQQKLRDLRESFERLLPQLRGAPMVTVSAVTGRGLDRLRAAVEKAHDVWNRRITTAQLNRWLTGMLEAHPPPAPGGKRIKMRYMTQVKTRPPGFVVMCSHPDKLPESYTRYLVNGLRVDFDMPGTPIRLHMRSQSDKNPYKAKKKAGPSSLRKHLGKAPK, translated from the coding sequence ATGACCTTCAGCCTCGCTATCGTGGGGCGCCCCAATGTGGGCAAATCCACGCTGTTCAACCGCCTTGTCGGCAAACGCATCGCGCTGGTCGACGACCAGCCCGGTGTCACGCGCGATCTGCGCGAGGGCGCGGCGCGTCTGGGCGATCTGCGCTTTACCGTGATCGACACCGCCGGCCTTGAGGAGGCGACGGACGAATCGCTGCAAGGGCGCATGCGCAAGCTGACCGAGCGGGCGGTCGATATGGCCGATATCTGCCTGTTCATGATTGATGCGCGCACCGGCGTGACGCCCACGGACGAGGTGTTCGCCGAAATCCTGCGCAAGCGGTCGAAACATGTTATTCTAGCCGCGAACAAGGCCGAGGGCGCCGCCGCCGATGGCGGCGTGATCGAGGCCTATGGCCTGGGACTGGGCGAACCCATTCGCCTGTCCGCCGAGCATGGCGAGGGGCTGAACGATCTCTATTCGATCCTGATGCCATTGGCCGACGGGTTTGAGAAGCGCGCCGCAGCCGACGCGCCCGACGTGGATGTCGCGGTCGAGGATGGCGATCCTGACGCGCCGCGCATACCGACCGCCAAGAAGCCACTACAGATCGCCGTCGTAGGCCGTCCCAATGCCGGAAAATCGACCCTGATCAACAAGATACTCGGCGAAGAGCGCCTGCTGACCGGTCCAGAGGCCGGGATTACGCGCGATGCCATATCGCTTCAGATCGAATGGGATGGGCTGCATACGCGCATCTTTGACACGGCCGGCATGCGCAAGAAGGCGCGCGTTCAGGAAAAGCTGGAAAAGCTCAGCGTTGGCGACGGTCTGCGCGCGGTGAAATTTGCCGAGGTCGTGATTGTCCTTCTGGATGCCGCCATCCCGTTTGAGCAGCAGGATCTGCGCATCGCCGATCTGGCCGAGCGCGAGGGCCGGGCCGTGGTCGTTGCCGTCAACAAATGGGACCTGGAGCCGGAAAAGCAGCAGAAGCTGCGCGATCTGCGCGAATCGTTCGAGCGGCTTTTGCCGCAGCTGCGCGGTGCGCCGATGGTCACGGTGTCGGCCGTGACAGGCAGGGGGCTGGACCGGTTGCGCGCGGCGGTGGAGAAGGCGCATGACGTTTGGAATCGCCGCATCACCACGGCGCAGCTGAACCGCTGGCTGACCGGCATGCTGGAGGCGCATCCGCCCCCCGCGCCCGGCGGCAAGCGGATCAAGATGCGCTACATGACGCAGGTCAAAACGCGCCCGCCCGGTTTCGTCGTGATGTGCAGCCATCCCGACAAGCTGCCGGAAAGCTATACGCGCTATCTGGTTAATGGTCTGCGCGTCGATTTCGACATGCCGGGGACGCCGATTCGCCTGCACATGCGCAGCCAATCGGACAAGAACCCCTACAAGGCCAAGAAGAAGGCAGGTCCGTCCAGCCTGCGCAAGCATCTGGGCAAAGCCCCGAAATAG
- a CDS encoding PQQ-like beta-propeller repeat protein, with protein MTRNGTIIGLVASAMLLAACAEKDAILPGKREGLREILTGDQAEAATSEVVGASGPNMAAPVRQPGAATNGEWTQRIGTPATRAAHPALSPAPNLIWSASIGAGDGARRRITADPVVAGGRIFAMDANALVSAHGTNGAALWTASLVPAYDSPNEGSGGGLAYGGGKLFASTGFGRITALNPATGRTIWEQDLLESGSATPTVMGNLVYIVAGDETAWALDINTGRIEWRLVAAPSVNNVTGGPAPAVSDQYAVFAFGSGEVQGAFRKGGLRMWDATVAGRRSGLAQSRGTSIAGDPVIYGDRVYVGNQAGRMSALKVANGERIWTANEGPMNPVWPTSDSVFLISDKNELVRLRASDGSRVWGAKLPFFVKSKPKRQAEVFTHYGPVMAGGQLVVASNDGYLRFFDPASGGLRRSVAVPGGATTNPVVAGGVLYVVSTNGQLHAFR; from the coding sequence GTGACACGTAACGGAACGATCATTGGCCTCGTCGCATCAGCGATGCTGTTGGCCGCCTGCGCTGAAAAAGACGCGATCTTGCCCGGCAAGCGCGAGGGCCTGCGCGAGATTCTTACCGGCGATCAGGCCGAAGCGGCAACCAGCGAGGTGGTCGGCGCATCGGGCCCAAACATGGCCGCACCTGTGCGCCAGCCCGGCGCGGCCACGAATGGCGAATGGACCCAGCGCATCGGCACGCCAGCGACGCGCGCGGCCCATCCGGCGCTAAGCCCGGCCCCAAATCTGATCTGGTCGGCCTCCATCGGCGCAGGCGACGGCGCGCGCCGTCGCATTACCGCCGATCCGGTGGTCGCGGGGGGGCGCATCTTTGCGATGGACGCCAATGCGCTTGTCAGTGCACACGGCACCAATGGCGCGGCGCTATGGACGGCCAGCCTGGTCCCGGCCTACGATTCGCCCAATGAGGGCAGCGGCGGCGGCCTTGCCTATGGTGGTGGCAAGCTTTTTGCCTCGACCGGCTTTGGCCGGATCACCGCGCTGAATCCGGCGACCGGGCGCACCATCTGGGAGCAGGACCTGCTGGAAAGCGGCTCAGCCACGCCGACCGTCATGGGCAATCTGGTCTACATCGTCGCCGGTGACGAAACAGCATGGGCGCTGGACATCAATACGGGCCGCATCGAATGGCGGCTGGTGGCCGCGCCCAGCGTCAACAATGTGACCGGCGGCCCCGCGCCGGCCGTGTCGGACCAATACGCCGTCTTCGCCTTCGGTTCGGGCGAGGTGCAGGGCGCGTTCCGCAAAGGCGGTCTGCGGATGTGGGATGCCACGGTCGCGGGGCGTCGCAGCGGTCTGGCCCAGAGCAGGGGCACCAGCATTGCGGGCGACCCGGTGATCTACGGGGACCGCGTCTATGTCGGCAATCAGGCGGGCCGCATGTCTGCGCTGAAAGTAGCCAATGGCGAGCGTATATGGACCGCCAACGAGGGCCCGATGAATCCGGTCTGGCCGACATCCGATTCGGTATTTCTGATTTCGGACAAGAACGAGCTGGTCCGTCTGCGTGCCTCCGATGGCAGCCGTGTCTGGGGGGCGAAACTGCCCTTCTTCGTCAAATCCAAGCCCAAGCGTCAGGCCGAAGTTTTCACCCATTACGGCCCCGTCATGGCGGGTGGCCAGTTGGTTGTCGCGTCCAATGACGGTTATCTGCGGTTCTTCGATCCGGCCTCGGGGGGGCTGCGCCGCAGTGTTGCGGTTCCGGGCGGTGCCACGACAAATCCGGTCGTCGCGGGCGGTGTTCTCTATGTCGTGAGCACCAATGGGCAACTGCACGCTTTCCGCTGA
- a CDS encoding efflux RND transporter periplasmic adaptor subunit, whose product MRLFSILAAIAVSLMIYAFVFERPRLMAALGTDAPDTTDVAQEPAEPTESSPDPGAIGVVAVHSRAQEFDSAVVLRGQTQANRQVEVRAETSGKVISDPLRKGSFVDAQQTLCRLAPGTRDAALAEARARRAEAETRVPEAQARLTEAEARLAEAQLNNTAASTLSQSGFASDTRVAGARAALSAGEAVVQAAKSGLDAARTGIEGAEAGVAAAEEEMTRLNITAPFAGLLESDTAELGSLLQPGALCATVIQLDPIKLVGFVSEADVARVTLGADARARLVNRQEVTGAVTFVARSADPETRTFRVEVAVPNADLALRDGQTAEIMIASEGTPAHLLPQSALTLNDEGTLGVRIVTAENTAGFIPVALMRDTADGVWVAGLPQAADVIVIGQEYVVAGVPVRASYGDSNGDLAQ is encoded by the coding sequence ATGCGCTTGTTCTCGATCCTTGCCGCGATCGCCGTATCGCTGATGATCTACGCCTTCGTGTTCGAACGGCCGCGCCTGATGGCTGCCTTGGGGACGGATGCCCCCGACACCACCGATGTCGCGCAAGAGCCTGCTGAACCAACAGAATCCAGCCCCGATCCGGGAGCCATCGGCGTCGTCGCCGTCCACAGCCGCGCGCAGGAATTCGACAGCGCGGTGGTGCTGCGCGGCCAGACGCAGGCCAACCGTCAGGTCGAGGTGCGCGCCGAAACCTCGGGCAAGGTCATCAGCGACCCGCTGCGCAAGGGCAGCTTTGTTGACGCGCAGCAGACGCTGTGCCGTCTGGCCCCCGGCACGCGCGATGCCGCCCTGGCCGAAGCCCGCGCCCGCCGCGCCGAAGCTGAAACGCGCGTGCCCGAAGCCCAGGCCCGGCTGACCGAGGCCGAGGCGCGACTGGCCGAGGCGCAGCTGAACAACACCGCAGCCTCCACCCTGAGCCAAAGTGGCTTTGCCTCGGACACGCGCGTGGCCGGCGCCCGCGCCGCGCTCAGCGCAGGCGAGGCAGTGGTTCAGGCCGCAAAATCCGGGCTGGACGCCGCGCGCACCGGTATTGAGGGCGCCGAGGCCGGCGTCGCCGCAGCCGAGGAGGAGATGACCCGCCTCAACATCACGGCGCCCTTCGCCGGGCTGCTGGAATCAGACACGGCCGAGCTGGGCAGCCTGCTGCAACCTGGTGCGCTGTGCGCAACGGTGATCCAGCTGGACCCGATCAAGCTGGTCGGCTTCGTATCCGAAGCCGATGTGGCGCGTGTCACACTGGGTGCCGACGCGCGCGCGCGGCTGGTCAACCGGCAGGAGGTCACAGGCGCCGTGACCTTCGTGGCCCGCTCTGCCGATCCCGAAACCCGCACCTTCCGCGTCGAAGTGGCGGTGCCGAACGCCGATCTGGCCCTGCGCGACGGCCAGACCGCCGAGATCATGATTGCCTCGGAGGGCACGCCCGCCCACCTTCTACCGCAATCGGCGCTGACGCTGAACGACGAAGGCACCCTGGGCGTGCGCATCGTGACCGCCGAGAATACGGCCGGTTTCATCCCCGTCGCCCTGATGCGCGATACTGCCGACGGCGTATGGGTCGCGGGCCTTCCGCAGGCTGCGGACGTCATCGTGATCGGTCAGGAATATGTCGTCGCGGGCGTGCCTGTCAGGGCCAGCTACGGTGACAGCAACGGGGACCTCGCACAATGA